A region of Anolis carolinensis isolate JA03-04 unplaced genomic scaffold, rAnoCar3.1.pri scaffold_7, whole genome shotgun sequence DNA encodes the following proteins:
- the ttf1 gene encoding transcription termination factor 1 isoform X1 → MSLRFGRFFAFPQGTLSARRKAALPIPANPPRLRSAPCPFASPKMAARLDCGKRRRKRKCRRKEVSEEAESKRESPVMSDGAEDLCSDSLPLLASPKKKKKKKKKRKLEEEEGAEEPCANPAEDAENGQESSQWVVKESEMGRHPKKKKRKKHRSKERGEGEDIIPETPEEIFDRLEDADRDVPPKKKKKQKKAAAQESLEDAKALSADEPSDPRGVLQNGTETTLSASRKPHRKHKKHKRHRSSSSNAFNGDPEIAKDGEYDQFERHPAASLGKEGPLPPSSEPLELDNEFFDCPDIVSQDLESLTRELEEFIPDVRQRSEDFVRQLARRDLLRFRNFKKQGIALKFGKFSRAENERLRRNVEAFLEESGIDSAEKLLFTHRFPEEKAALKKIKGQHLFGIKIAQGIPRPWRLVYYRARKMFDPQNYIGRYSAEELHQLKKYQAQFGNNWKKMSELMGRSSHSLQLKYYDLIAEFNTGPWTKEETQKLVGIVRGFLEAKAEPAQKGGPVMLRRESLYKGIPWFRVEEKMGSRWWKQCKSKWLSLITKKMSGGKLRNHGLESLKFRIELIERLYDLNVEDVEDIDWEDLSRLIGNVPPDYTKSRFYMVKTLYVPFWTQKGFSDAIDHLYTETLPKLKARLERKKNLPETEERTWKNAFRFSDIFPEEEEEEEEEEGNVFEEEEPPREAHAEIQGKASGP, encoded by the exons ATGAGTCTCCGCTTCGGCCGCTTCTTCGCCTTCCCTCAGGGAACGCTCTCCGCTCGCAGAAAAGCGGCACTTCCGATTCCGGCTAACCCGCCGCGCCTGCGCAGTGCGCCTTGCCCCTTCGCCTCTCCCAAGATGGCCGCTCGCCTCGACTGCGGAAAGAGGCGCCGGAAGCGGAAGTGTCGCCGGAAGGAGGTCTCTGAGGAGGCTGAAAGCAAGCGGGAGAGTCCGGTG atgagtgaCGGAGCGGAGGATTTGTGCTCAGACAGCCTTCCACTCTTGGCTTCcccgaagaagaagaaaaagaagaagaagaaaaggaaattggaggaagaagaaggagcagAAGAGCCTTGTGCGAATCCTGCTGAAGATGCAGAGAATGGTCAGGAATCCTCCCAATGGGTCGTCAAAGAGAGCGAAATGGGGAGACAtcccaagaagaagaaaaggaagaagcacaGATCAAAGGAGCGAGGAGAAGGCGAGGATATAATCCCCGAGACGCCAGAAGAAATCTTCGACCGTTTGGAAGATGCGGATCGTGACGTTCCtcccaagaagaagaaaaagcagaagAAGGCGGCAGCACAGGAATCATTAGAAGATGCCAAAGCCTTGTCCGCAGATGAGCCTTCAGACCCTCGAGGCGTTTTGCAGAACGGGACGGAAACCACGCTCTCTGCATCACGGAAACCCCACAGAAAGCATAAGAAGCATAAAAGGCACCGGTCGTCTTCCTCCAACGCATTTAACGGCGATCCAGAAATTGCTAAAGATGGAGAATATGACCAGTTCGAGCGACATCCTGC TGCATCTCTGGGCAAGGAAGGGCCTCTTCCTCCGTCCTCGGAGCCTCTGGAGCTGGACAACGAGTTCTTTGACTGCCCGGACATTGTGTCGCAGGACCTGGAGAGCCTCACCCGGGAGCTGGAGGAGTTCATTCCGGACGTGCGGCAGCGCTCCGAAGACTTCGTCCGGCAGCTGGCCAGGCGGGACCTCCTCCGCTTCCGGAACTTCAAGAAGCAAG GAATCGCATTGAAGTTTGGGAAGTTTTCCCGGGCAGAGAACGAGCGGCTGCGGCGGAACGTGGAGGCCTTTCTGGAGGAGAGCGGCATCGATTCCGCCGAGAAGCTGCTCTTCACCCACCGCTTCCCCGAAGAGAAGGCCGCCCTCAAGAAGATCAAGGGGCAGCACTTGTTCGGGATCAAGATCG cgcAAGGCATTCCTCGGCCCTGGAGGCTCGTCTATTACCGAGCGAGGAAGATGTTTGACCCTCAGAATTACATTGGAAG ATATTCCGCGGAGGAGCTGCACCAGCTCAAGAAGTACCAGGCCCAGTTCGGCAACAACTGGAAGAAGATGTCGGAGCTGATGGGACGCAGCAGCCATTCGCTCCAGTTGAAGTATTACGACTTGATTGCAG AGTTCAACACGGGCCCCTGGACCAAAGAGGAGACCCAGAAGCTGGTGGGGATCGTGAGGGGCTTCCTGGAGGCCAAAGCGGAACCGGCCCAGAAAGGAGGCCCCGTGATGCTGCGCCGAGAGAGCCTCTACAAGGGCATCCCGTGGTTCCGGGTGGAGGAGAAGATGGGCAGCCGGTGGTGGAAGCAGTGCAAGAGCAAGTG GCTGTCCCTGATCACCAAGAAGATGTCCGGAGGGAAGTTGCGGAACCACGGCCTCGAGAGCCTCAAGTTCAGGATCGAGCTCATCGAAAG GTTGTATGACCTGAACGTTGAGGATGTGGAGGACATTGACTGGGAGGACCTCTCCCGCCTCATTGG GAATGTCCCTCCGGATTACACCAAAAGCCGCTTTTATATGGTCAAGACCTTATACGTCCCTTTTTGGACCCAGAAGGGCTTCTCCG ACGCCATCGACCACCTTTACACAGAGACGCTGCCGAAGCTCAAGGCCCGATTGGAAAGGAAGAAGAACCTTCCGGAAACGGAGGAACGGACCTGGAAGAACGCCTTCCGCTTCAGCGACATCTTcccggaagaggaagaggaggaagaggaagaggaaggaaacgtCTTTGAAGAGGAAGAGCCACCCAGAGAAGCCCATGCGGAGATCCAGGGCAAGGCCTCGGGCCCGTAG
- the ttf1 gene encoding transcription termination factor 1 isoform X2, whose protein sequence is MSLRFGRFFAFPQGTLSARRKAALPIPANPPRLRSAPCPFASPKMAARLDCGKRRRKRKCRRKEVSEEAESKRESPVMSDGAEDLCSDSLPLLASPKKKKKKKKKRKLEEEEGAEEPCANPAEDAENGQESSQWVVKESEMGRHPKKKKRKKHRSKERGEGEDIIPETPEEIFDRLEDADRDVPPKKKKKQKKAAAQESLEDAKALSADEPSDPRGVLQNGTETTLSASRKPHRKHKKHKRHRSSSSNAFNGDPEIAKDGEYDQFERHPAASLGKEGPLPPSSEPLELDNEFFDCPDIVSQDLESLTRELEEFIPDVRQRSEDFVRQLARRDLLRFRNFKKQGIALKFGKFSRAENERLRRNVEAFLEESGIDSAEKLLFTHRFPEEKAALKKIKGQHLFGIKIAQGIPRPWRLVYYRARKMFDPQNYIGRYSAEELHQLKKYQAQFGNNWKKMSELMGRSSHSLQLKYYDLIAEFNTGPWTKEETQKLVGIVRGFLEAKAEPAQKGGPVMLRRESLYKGIPWFRVEEKMGSRWWKQCKSKWLSLITKKMSGGKLRNHGLESLKFRIELIERNVPPDYTKSRFYMVKTLYVPFWTQKGFSDAIDHLYTETLPKLKARLERKKNLPETEERTWKNAFRFSDIFPEEEEEEEEEEGNVFEEEEPPREAHAEIQGKASGP, encoded by the exons ATGAGTCTCCGCTTCGGCCGCTTCTTCGCCTTCCCTCAGGGAACGCTCTCCGCTCGCAGAAAAGCGGCACTTCCGATTCCGGCTAACCCGCCGCGCCTGCGCAGTGCGCCTTGCCCCTTCGCCTCTCCCAAGATGGCCGCTCGCCTCGACTGCGGAAAGAGGCGCCGGAAGCGGAAGTGTCGCCGGAAGGAGGTCTCTGAGGAGGCTGAAAGCAAGCGGGAGAGTCCGGTG atgagtgaCGGAGCGGAGGATTTGTGCTCAGACAGCCTTCCACTCTTGGCTTCcccgaagaagaagaaaaagaagaagaagaaaaggaaattggaggaagaagaaggagcagAAGAGCCTTGTGCGAATCCTGCTGAAGATGCAGAGAATGGTCAGGAATCCTCCCAATGGGTCGTCAAAGAGAGCGAAATGGGGAGACAtcccaagaagaagaaaaggaagaagcacaGATCAAAGGAGCGAGGAGAAGGCGAGGATATAATCCCCGAGACGCCAGAAGAAATCTTCGACCGTTTGGAAGATGCGGATCGTGACGTTCCtcccaagaagaagaaaaagcagaagAAGGCGGCAGCACAGGAATCATTAGAAGATGCCAAAGCCTTGTCCGCAGATGAGCCTTCAGACCCTCGAGGCGTTTTGCAGAACGGGACGGAAACCACGCTCTCTGCATCACGGAAACCCCACAGAAAGCATAAGAAGCATAAAAGGCACCGGTCGTCTTCCTCCAACGCATTTAACGGCGATCCAGAAATTGCTAAAGATGGAGAATATGACCAGTTCGAGCGACATCCTGC TGCATCTCTGGGCAAGGAAGGGCCTCTTCCTCCGTCCTCGGAGCCTCTGGAGCTGGACAACGAGTTCTTTGACTGCCCGGACATTGTGTCGCAGGACCTGGAGAGCCTCACCCGGGAGCTGGAGGAGTTCATTCCGGACGTGCGGCAGCGCTCCGAAGACTTCGTCCGGCAGCTGGCCAGGCGGGACCTCCTCCGCTTCCGGAACTTCAAGAAGCAAG GAATCGCATTGAAGTTTGGGAAGTTTTCCCGGGCAGAGAACGAGCGGCTGCGGCGGAACGTGGAGGCCTTTCTGGAGGAGAGCGGCATCGATTCCGCCGAGAAGCTGCTCTTCACCCACCGCTTCCCCGAAGAGAAGGCCGCCCTCAAGAAGATCAAGGGGCAGCACTTGTTCGGGATCAAGATCG cgcAAGGCATTCCTCGGCCCTGGAGGCTCGTCTATTACCGAGCGAGGAAGATGTTTGACCCTCAGAATTACATTGGAAG ATATTCCGCGGAGGAGCTGCACCAGCTCAAGAAGTACCAGGCCCAGTTCGGCAACAACTGGAAGAAGATGTCGGAGCTGATGGGACGCAGCAGCCATTCGCTCCAGTTGAAGTATTACGACTTGATTGCAG AGTTCAACACGGGCCCCTGGACCAAAGAGGAGACCCAGAAGCTGGTGGGGATCGTGAGGGGCTTCCTGGAGGCCAAAGCGGAACCGGCCCAGAAAGGAGGCCCCGTGATGCTGCGCCGAGAGAGCCTCTACAAGGGCATCCCGTGGTTCCGGGTGGAGGAGAAGATGGGCAGCCGGTGGTGGAAGCAGTGCAAGAGCAAGTG GCTGTCCCTGATCACCAAGAAGATGTCCGGAGGGAAGTTGCGGAACCACGGCCTCGAGAGCCTCAAGTTCAGGATCGAGCTCATCGAAAG GAATGTCCCTCCGGATTACACCAAAAGCCGCTTTTATATGGTCAAGACCTTATACGTCCCTTTTTGGACCCAGAAGGGCTTCTCCG ACGCCATCGACCACCTTTACACAGAGACGCTGCCGAAGCTCAAGGCCCGATTGGAAAGGAAGAAGAACCTTCCGGAAACGGAGGAACGGACCTGGAAGAACGCCTTCCGCTTCAGCGACATCTTcccggaagaggaagaggaggaagaggaagaggaaggaaacgtCTTTGAAGAGGAAGAGCCACCCAGAGAAGCCCATGCGGAGATCCAGGGCAAGGCCTCGGGCCCGTAG